AATAATGGCCTTCAGGATGATTGATTATAGGCTGCGGGTCTTTCGCCGTTTTCCTAATAAACAGATGAAGCAGGTGGTGATCTATCTGACTCCGACAAGTTCTGAGTTGGTTTATCAGACGGTCTTTGAGATTCAGGGAACCCGGCATGAATATGAGGTTGTGCGGCTTTGGGAGCAGCCGACAGAAGCTTTTCTCAACTCACCAGGGTTGTTGCCCTTTGCTGTATTGACGCAAACATCAGACAAAGCAAGAACCTTGCAGCAAGTGGCTGCTCGGTCTGATGTAATGGAGGGTATGTGAGAGCAAAGTAACGTGGTGGCCGCTGCTGCAATTCTGGCCGGGTTATCATTGGAAAGGAGCTTTATCAATCGAGTTCTTCGCAAGGAAATTATGCAACAGTCAGTCATCTATCAAGACATTAAAGATGAAGGCCGTGTAGAAGGGCGCGAGGAAGGGCGTCTCGAAGAAAGCCAGTCCCTCGTTCTCCGCCAGCTCAACCGCCGCATTGGGGAGATTCCGGCTGAGGCGATCGCAGATTCAATCGCTGTCTCTAGAGCAGACTGAGGCGCTGGGAGAGGCGTTGTTGGATTTTACGGAAAGGGATGATCTGGTGGGGTGGCTGGAGAGGATCTAATAGCTTAGATTTCACTCAATGCAGCAACCGCTTCTTGATATCCTTCAGCATCGTTTTGCTGCTGTAGTAACTCAATGGCCTTTCGTAAGTCTATCTTTGCCTCCTTTATCTTTCCCCTCTTTCCTTGGACAATGCCACGGTTCATGAATGCTCTTCCATTATTGGGTTCGAGAGATACTACTTCAGTGAAATCGGTGAATGCTTGCTCGAATTGTTGGGTGATTTGGTAAGAGCGTCCACGACTGTAAAATGCGTTAGCGTTACCGGGGTCAACTGAAAGTGCTTTCGTAAGATCAGAGATACCTTCTGAATGTTTGCCTTGCTTGATGTGGGCAGCACCTCGATTGATATAGCCTTCAGGATTTTCTGGCTGGAAGGTAATCATCTGAGAAAAGTCTGATGCTGCTTGATTGAATTCGCCAGTCGCCATGTAGACGCTGCCGCGTAGACTGTAAAAGGAAGCTCTCTCAGGAGTAAGTTTGATTGCAAGATCTACGTTTTTTTTCGCATCATTGTAGTTGCCTGATGCGAAGTAGACAATTCCAAGATCGTAGTAAGTTTTAGCATCCTTCGCATCGAACGTCAGCGCTTGATAAAAGTCTGAGAGTGCTTCAGTGTATTTCTGCTGAATCATGTAAGCCTCCCCTCTGCTTCTCAGAGCCAGGGCAAGTTCAGGATTGATGCTAATAGCCTTTGTGTAATCTGCAATTCCTCTGTCAATTTCTTTCATGACGACAAACAGGAAGCCTCTGGAGCTATAAGCTTCGGCATTGTCAGGATCAAGTGCTATCGCCTTGGTATATAGTTCAAGTGCTCCCTTTAAATCTCCTCGCTGAAATTTTCTTTCCGCTTCAGCCAGCAAATTCTCAGTTGTTTCGGAGTCTTCTAGAGCGCGGCCAAGCTTGATTTCAGGAATTGCTGGAAACTTAAGCTCTTCTCCATCAAAACTCCTGTCTCTTATCAAAAAAACAGCGTTCCGATTTCCCACCGCTCTCTGGACTTCCCCTAGCTCTGCCTGCGTCGGCTGTCGTATCTGCTGTGCGATCGCTGTAGCGATGAATCCTTGGCTCACGAGAAGGGATGTTGCGAGTGATGCAAGCTGCTGGTTTCTCATGGGTATTTGTGTGGACGATTCTATCGTTAGGCTACCGCTCTTTTTCTTTCCCTACAACCTTCGTCAGAAGCCCCCCAAAACCCTCCGTGCTTTACATAACTCAAGGTGATGTTTACATATCGTTACTAAAAAGCTGGATTTTGGCCCAAATTTTGGATGATTTTGGGGGTCTCCCTATACTTCAATGGAGGTGTGTCTACTTATAGATCCTGTGATCTTTTGTTTTAAACCCTTTGTCGATAGGGGCGTGAGGCGTAC
The Acaryochloris thomasi RCC1774 genome window above contains:
- a CDS encoding tetratricopeptide repeat protein — encoded protein: MRNQQLASLATSLLVSQGFIATAIAQQIRQPTQAELGEVQRAVGNRNAVFLIRDRSFDGEELKFPAIPEIKLGRALEDSETTENLLAEAERKFQRGDLKGALELYTKAIALDPDNAEAYSSRGFLFVVMKEIDRGIADYTKAISINPELALALRSRGEAYMIQQKYTEALSDFYQALTFDAKDAKTYYDLGIVYFASGNYNDAKKNVDLAIKLTPERASFYSLRGSVYMATGEFNQAASDFSQMITFQPENPEGYINRGAAHIKQGKHSEGISDLTKALSVDPGNANAFYSRGRSYQITQQFEQAFTDFTEVVSLEPNNGRAFMNRGIVQGKRGKIKEAKIDLRKAIELLQQQNDAEGYQEAVAALSEI